One Glycine max cultivar Williams 82 chromosome 3, Glycine_max_v4.0, whole genome shotgun sequence DNA window includes the following coding sequences:
- the LOC100527251 gene encoding A20/AN1-like zinc finger protein, translated as MAEEHRCQAPEGHRLCSNNCGFFGSPATMNLCSKCYRDIRLKEEEQAKTKSTIETALSGSSSATVAVASAVDSLPAPVESLPQPSVVSSPDVAAPVQANRCGACRKRVGLTGFKCRCGTTFCGTHRYPEKHACGFDFKAVGREEIARANPVIKGEKLRRI; from the coding sequence ATGGCCGAAGAACACCGATGCCAAGCTCCCGAAGGTCACAGACTCTGCTCCAACAACTGCGGCTTCTTCGGTAGCCCCGCCACAATGAATCTCTGTTCCAAATGCTACAGAGACATCCGTTTGAAGGAAGAAGAACAAGCCAAAACTAAATCCACAATCGAAACCGCTCTTTCTGGATCTTCCTCCGCCACCGTCGCCGTTGCCTCCGCCGTGGATTCTCTTCCGGCGCCGGTTGAATCCCTCCCTCAACCGTCGGTGGTGAGTTCGCCAGATGTGGCCGCACCGGTTCAGGCGAACCGGTGCGGCGCGTGTAGGAAGCGCGTGGGATTGACTGGGTTTAAGTGCAGGTGCGGAACCACGTTTTGTGGGACTCACCGGTACCCCGAGAAACACGCGTGTGGCTTCGATTTCAAGGCGGTGGGGAGAGAGGAGATAGCACGGGCGAATCCCGTGATCAAAGGCGAGAAGCTACGGAGGATTTAA